The proteins below come from a single Hyphomicrobium denitrificans ATCC 51888 genomic window:
- a CDS encoding glycosyltransferase produces the protein MSRILLVCVKFSTDAANGWLTNDLVDAFVRAGHSVDVIHLEWQEEHSVEFVTMANGARLLRLSALSFFPSWLPNIVRKGAKWLIASYLAARAAQKFIPPQAYDLVVGFSPAVVTDGLVKCYQQQAKKTLLLYWDFFPLAQYQLGLLPGGKIAAVVAHSFESKAVGRYSQVGCMTPANIRLFRSYFPKYSGRMMQVLPWGPAGLIDLSHRDEIRNRFAFSAGDVVCVFGGQLIPGREIERIGELAQRVSETLPTVRFAIAGSGPLAGLIEQQAANLPNLTFLGKLSRSRYCELLAAADIGIVLTSADFKVPNFPSKTVDYFRAQLPILGAVETFGDYTSIINEEIKAGLSCSVEDAAQLEKNLRVLVSDAAYRTECGRRGADYYLNHMSASNVVLRVAGDETCY, from the coding sequence ATGAGTCGAATTCTGCTGGTGTGCGTGAAGTTCTCTACCGACGCGGCAAACGGGTGGCTGACGAATGATCTCGTCGACGCATTCGTGCGAGCGGGCCACTCTGTCGATGTTATTCATCTGGAGTGGCAGGAGGAGCACTCGGTCGAGTTTGTTACGATGGCAAATGGTGCTCGGTTGCTGCGATTGTCTGCCTTGTCGTTCTTTCCGAGTTGGCTTCCAAATATTGTTCGAAAGGGCGCAAAATGGCTAATAGCTTCTTATCTTGCCGCTCGCGCAGCGCAGAAATTTATTCCACCTCAGGCTTATGACCTAGTCGTCGGATTTTCTCCGGCTGTCGTGACTGATGGACTGGTGAAGTGCTATCAGCAGCAGGCGAAAAAGACGTTACTTTTGTATTGGGATTTTTTCCCTCTTGCTCAGTATCAGCTCGGGTTACTGCCAGGGGGAAAAATCGCAGCAGTGGTGGCTCATAGTTTTGAGTCGAAGGCAGTAGGACGATACTCGCAAGTGGGCTGTATGACACCGGCTAACATCCGGTTATTTAGGTCATATTTTCCGAAATATTCTGGTCGCATGATGCAGGTACTTCCATGGGGGCCTGCCGGTCTTATTGACCTGTCCCATCGTGATGAAATCCGAAACCGGTTTGCTTTTAGCGCGGGTGATGTGGTTTGCGTATTTGGTGGACAGCTGATCCCGGGAAGAGAAATTGAGCGTATTGGTGAACTCGCGCAGCGTGTTTCGGAAACATTGCCGACTGTGCGTTTTGCCATAGCGGGAAGCGGTCCTCTTGCTGGCTTGATCGAGCAACAGGCTGCAAATTTGCCAAATCTAACATTTCTGGGAAAACTTAGTCGAAGTCGATATTGCGAGTTATTGGCGGCTGCCGATATAGGTATTGTTCTTACTTCGGCCGATTTCAAAGTTCCGAACTTTCCCTCAAAAACGGTTGATTACTTCCGCGCTCAACTTCCTATTCTGGGCGCTGTGGAGACGTTCGGAGATTACACGTCGATCATCAATGAGGAAATCAAGGCTGGACTTTCCTGTTCGGTTGAAGATGCCGCGCAATTGGAAAAAAACTTACGCGTCCTTGTGTCTGATGCAGCGTATAGGACTGAATGCGGCCGACGTGGCGCCGACTATTATTTGAATCATATGAGTGCTTCGAATGTGGTTCTGCGTGTCGCGGGGGACGAGACATGCTATTGA
- a CDS encoding polysaccharide biosynthesis protein translates to MFNNKTLLITGGTGSFGNAVLRRFLDSSIREIRILSRDEKKQDDMRKRLQSEKLKFYIGDVRDYRSVLGAMRGVDFVFHAAALKQVPSCEFHPMEAVKTNVGGTDNVIEAAIQCGVSRVICLSTDKAVYPINAMGISKAMMEKVMVAKSRTCEGTNTIVCGTRYGNVMGSRGSVIPLFLEQMFTGRPITITDPNMTRFMMTLEDAVDLVLYAFEHGKNGEIFVQKAPAATIDVLAEALLGLFDKQSHPVQEIGTRHGEKAYEALLSREEVAVAHDLGDYYRVPPDSRDLNYEKFVEHGERRITEAQDYNSHNTQRLDVAGMKALLKKVGFVQELLAGKPWYPGV, encoded by the coding sequence ATGTTCAACAATAAAACGCTCCTTATCACGGGTGGCACGGGCTCGTTTGGAAATGCCGTTCTTCGACGATTTCTCGATAGTTCGATCCGGGAAATCCGCATTCTCTCGCGTGACGAGAAGAAGCAAGATGATATGCGCAAGCGTCTCCAGAGCGAGAAGCTGAAATTCTATATCGGAGATGTCCGGGACTACCGGAGCGTGCTCGGCGCCATGCGTGGAGTCGATTTCGTGTTCCACGCGGCCGCGCTCAAGCAAGTCCCGAGCTGCGAATTCCATCCGATGGAAGCGGTGAAGACCAATGTCGGCGGAACCGACAACGTCATAGAGGCCGCCATCCAGTGCGGGGTGTCGCGCGTCATCTGCCTCTCCACCGACAAAGCCGTTTATCCCATCAACGCCATGGGTATCTCCAAGGCGATGATGGAAAAAGTGATGGTCGCAAAATCGCGCACATGCGAGGGGACGAACACCATCGTTTGCGGTACGCGCTATGGCAACGTCATGGGCTCGCGTGGATCGGTCATACCGCTGTTTTTGGAGCAGATGTTCACGGGGCGCCCGATCACCATCACCGACCCGAACATGACGCGCTTCATGATGACTCTCGAAGATGCCGTCGATCTTGTGCTTTACGCGTTCGAGCATGGAAAGAACGGTGAGATCTTCGTTCAGAAGGCGCCGGCGGCGACGATCGATGTGCTTGCCGAGGCATTGCTCGGGCTGTTCGATAAGCAATCCCATCCGGTGCAGGAAATCGGCACACGTCACGGCGAGAAGGCTTATGAGGCGCTGCTGTCACGCGAGGAAGTGGCCGTCGCTCATGATCTCGGCGACTATTATCGTGTGCCGCCGGATTCACGTGATCTCAATTATGAGAAGTTCGTAGAGCACGGCGAACGCCGCATTACGGAAGCGCAAGACTACAACTCACACAATACGCAGCGGCTGGACGTCGCCGGCATGAAAGCCCTGCTGAAGAAAGTCGGGTTCGTTCAGGAATTGCTCGCTGGAAAACCCTGGTATCCGGGTGTCTGA
- the wbjC gene encoding UDP-2-acetamido-2,6-beta-L-arabino-hexul-4-ose reductase, whose product MKLVVTGADGFIGKNLLLALKPRTDVTCLPITRSSSDADISNALAEADAVVHLAGINRPKEGESYSDNTTITQKLARLLSGRSVPVIYTSSTQVTRGNEYGNSKLGAEDALRATGCPLYLYRLPNVFGKFARPNYNSAVATFCHNIARDLPITIHDPSAALTLVYIDDVVSSFLAALDGKLSPGLVEIDPIYATTVGEVAEQIKAFRNCRGGSLLIERVGTGLTRALYATYVSALPPDAFRYGVTEHCDPRGKFVEMLRTPDCGQFSFFTAHPGITRGSHYHHTKTEKFLVISGRARFGFRHMVTGERYEIETSGERAEIVETVPGWTHDITNIGTTEMVVMLWANEIFDRDKPDTYAEPV is encoded by the coding sequence ATGAAACTTGTCGTGACGGGTGCAGACGGCTTCATCGGAAAAAACCTTCTTCTTGCATTGAAGCCGCGGACCGACGTCACCTGCCTGCCGATAACGCGCAGTTCTTCGGATGCAGATATCTCAAATGCCTTGGCCGAGGCGGATGCTGTCGTGCATCTCGCGGGGATCAACCGCCCGAAGGAAGGCGAAAGCTATAGCGACAACACTACGATCACCCAGAAGCTGGCGAGGTTGCTGAGCGGGCGTTCAGTTCCGGTTATTTATACCTCGAGCACCCAAGTGACGCGGGGTAACGAGTACGGCAACAGCAAGCTCGGAGCGGAAGATGCGCTGAGAGCGACGGGTTGTCCGCTGTATCTTTATCGTCTGCCCAATGTGTTCGGCAAGTTTGCGCGCCCCAACTACAATTCTGCGGTTGCAACGTTCTGTCATAACATCGCGCGCGACCTTCCCATTACGATTCATGATCCAAGTGCTGCGCTCACGCTGGTGTACATCGATGATGTGGTCAGTTCGTTTTTGGCGGCGCTCGATGGCAAGCTTTCTCCGGGACTGGTTGAAATCGATCCGATCTACGCCACAACGGTCGGCGAAGTCGCAGAGCAGATAAAGGCATTTCGTAACTGCCGTGGCGGCAGTCTGCTGATCGAGCGCGTCGGCACGGGGCTGACACGAGCGCTTTATGCGACGTATGTGAGTGCATTGCCTCCGGATGCGTTCCGCTATGGTGTCACCGAACATTGCGATCCGCGTGGCAAGTTCGTGGAGATGTTGAGAACACCAGACTGCGGGCAGTTCTCATTCTTTACTGCGCATCCGGGCATTACGCGCGGCAGCCATTACCATCATACCAAAACTGAAAAGTTTCTCGTTATTTCGGGACGCGCGCGCTTCGGTTTTCGTCATATGGTGACCGGCGAGCGTTACGAAATTGAAACCTCGGGTGAACGCGCCGAAATCGTTGAAACGGTTCCGGGATGGACACACGATATTACCAATATCGGGACGACCGAAATGGTCGTGATGCTTTGGGCAAATGAAATCTTTGATCGCGACAAGCCGGATACCTATGCAGAACCCGTCTAA